A single window of Labrus mixtus chromosome 23, fLabMix1.1, whole genome shotgun sequence DNA harbors:
- the LOC132958517 gene encoding macrophage mannose receptor 1-like produces MAWLHWTIPLIGLLFLFQRTTQLTSQQYHLIKSHRSWYDAQRFCRVKYTDLATVGNMDDNDELLTALGHDWTYSWIGLQKGGARRWMWSDGSGPASFYKWHDGEPSGDEWCVEISEKGGWNDLSCADTKGCVCYERQINGDKRYVYRSDARSWAYSLELCRSEHTDMAYINSEQDMADVIQTIKTWYGSIILEKKVWIGLFSDAWMWADGSQTSFRNWLAYKPDRENCAAVSVRYKGRWVDAQCNQENTFVCQGGLKVKKMVMRMMVRSDLNLTDSKIRDALLKELEARLRLRSVDDFILSWRSDRHGQVFQYYEELKEEVAETGC; encoded by the exons ATGGCGTGGTTACATTGGACTATACCCTTAATTG GGCTTCTCTTCTTGTTTCAGAGGACCACTCAGCTGA CATCTCAGCAATACCACCTCATCAAAAGCCACCGGAGCTGGTATGACGCTCAGAGGTTCTGCAGGGTGAAGTACACCGACCTCGCCACCGTCGGCAACATGGACGACAACGACGAGCTGCTGACGGCGCTGGGCCATGACTGGACCTACAGCTGGATCGGGCTTCAGAAAGGAGGTGCTCGCAGGTGGATGTGGTCGGATGGCAGCGGCCCAGCGTCGTTCTACAAGTGGCATGACGGTGAACCTTCGGGCGATGAATGGTGCGTGGAGATATCTGAGAAAGGCGGCTGGAACGATCTATCCTGCGCAGACACAAAAGGTTGCGTGTGCTATGAAC GTCAAATCAATGGTGACAAAAGGTATGTTTATCGTTCTGATGCACGTAGCTGGGCTTACAGTCTGGAGCTGTGCCGAAGTGAGCACACTGACATGGCCTACATCAACAGCGAGCAGGATATGGCTGATGTCATCCAGACAATCAAAACATGGTATGGTAGCAtcattctggaaaaaaaagtgtggatcGGTCTGTTCAGTGATGCCTGGATGTGGGCCGACGGAAGTCAAACCTCCTTCAGGAACTGGCTGGCTTACAAGCCGGATCGGGAAAACTGCGCTGCAGTTTCAGTTCGTTACAAGGGGCGCTGGGTCGACGCTCAGTGTAACCAGGAGAACACATTCGTCTGTCAGGGTG GTCTCAAAGTAAAGAAGATGgtgatgaggatgatggtgCGCTCAGATTTGAACCTGACAGACTCAAAAATACGGGACGCTCTCCTGAAAGAG TTGGAGGCGCGCCTAAGACTCCGGTCGGTGGACGACTTCATTTTAAGTTGGAGAAGTGACCGACATGGACAAGTCTTCCAATACTATGAGGAGTTGAAGGAGGAGGTCGCAGAGACGG GATGCTGA